The genomic window CGTGGTCTTAATTTGAGTTCTATTTTAAGGTATAAATAAACAATCAGGTTTTTAACCATACGGCTAGTAATCTACCCAAAAAATGCAATGCATGTGAAAATAATAGTCTTGATGTATAGTTTTTTTAAGACAAAGTAACAAGCATAGTTAGAAAATAACACAAACAATTGCAAACTTCTATATTCAAATATAAATGAAGAGGTGTTTAATCTAACAATATCAGCATTCTCAGTTGAAATATGTCTTACAAACTCGCTTACGAAGTTTGTTTATCCATTTTAAAATGGAAGAACAATTATGTGAGcggataaaaattttaaagaaggCGCTGAAactaagaaattttaaaatggaagAACAATTATGTGAGCGGATAAAAATACGAGACTAATATTGCAATTGagtcaaaataatattaaatatatgattCATCATTTAACATGACTACAtaaccatattttttatttttaatattttaaaattagtgCTTGATTGGTCCTCTAAAAGTGGGATAACAATATGATGACCTTGAGCATGCCTCTTAAGGgaaaggtaaaaaaaattgagaataaaTAACTATAGTTAAATCGACAAATGcatagctagctagctagctagctaggaAGTTAAACGTCTTGACTTACTAATATCACATTTAGATAAAGATATCTTTCTTCTACTCCATTGTGTTTCCCTAAAAAATCTATAGTTCCAAAGTTCAAGTAAAAGATAACATTATTTCGTGTGATCTTTACTTGAGAACTCACCATAAATAGGCCGGTGATCTCATCACTTTTGACTCGTCcctttcttattatttttatttttttatgtatgtCGTAGCAAATTTAATGTGTTTTAAATTTCACATTATTTAGAAAAATGAAAGTTAGACACTTTATAAATAAGATGACTCACATAAACCTAAGTTTTGGACAAAATAGTGATGTCCAActcatttatataattattttgagcTCAGTGTAAATGATCTTCCGACTACCTCTATAATGTATGGGACGAAATGATAAAACATCATAAAacacttaattataaaaatataaaatgaaaattgaaaccATATTGGAGTTTAAAGGGGGGCTGAAAGTAGATATAGAAGTGTACGATCCAAAATTTCAATCCCAAAAAGATACAAAAAGTAGCAACCACCACGTACGAGTGACATTGATGGTGTTCGTGGAGAACAATGCTTGTGACACGCAGCAGCTGTTGATGGTATCATCAACTTTGTAGTTTTTACAACTAAAAGTTAAAATACATTGAGTGAGGTTGTGACGCGTGGAAACACTGAAATGTGTGCCCCCAACTGTGTTGTGTTGCCAAATCTTGCCAAAGCAATATTGTAAGAAAGAAAACGTTTTCTCCATTTTACTCTTATTAGACAAAAATACCGTTGCTAAAATAATCTACTTTGTTGTGTAATTGTGTTAGTGTTGTGTTACCATTGGTAAAATAAGCTTTAGACAAAATGTTAATGGTAAGCAATCGATCAGTGGCACTTGGCAGGGATTGAAATGTCTTTGTGAAGGGGCTTATTAGTTTTTGTTTATACATGTTGTTTACGTAATTGTGTTTCAATGGTTTAATTCAGTAAATTAAACTTTTGTTTCGTGAATAAAGTTATTTCAAGAACCATTATAGTGGTTTAATTATTGTAGAAGAACGTGATGCACCTCCATCTCAAAATGAGTGACACAGTCGAAATCCGAGTTGATGGAAATTTTTAACTCAAGTTCAAAAGATtcacccgaactcaaacccaaatCAACGGGCGAAACTCGAGTTGATTGGGTTTGGGTTCTGGTAACACCCGATACCACGGATGTGAGTTTGGGATCACTCATTTCACACCCAAAACCCGAACACCCACCCGAATATATGTTAAATTATCTATATTTTGCATTTTTAAATGACAGATCATGTTTTGTTTTAATTCCCATCAATGACAAtatgttttgcttaaatttacaaCATATAGTTTGCTAACCGATTGACAATATGTTTcaattccattgtttttgcttaagtttACAATATGTTTTGCTAATTGGCTTGACATACATTGTTTaattaaatttgcaaagtagtacaaaatgcgTTGCGAGTTTGAGTGAAAAAACCTAAACCCAATGGATGTGACCGTGAGTTCGTTTTGCAACCAAACATCCTATTGATTTGAGTTTGGGTGTGGTGATTTCGGACGTGAGTTTGGGTAGTGTAAAATTCGCACTCGTGGGCATTCGTCGTCATTCCTAACTGTGTCACTCAAATTGGGATGAAGAGAATAATATGTTTCGACCaataaaattgagttttttagCTGAAATCTAGGAAGTGAATTAACAACGgtgtaaaagtaaaacattgtttttatatttttattctttactattaaattattattaaagtaaaaataataattgggcAAATAAGTAAACTACTACCGCTCTAGTACTAAATTTTCCTCTTTATGTGCATAAATAAATGCAAGTGAGCCAACAAATCAATCTCTACAGTACACTTTGGAGAGCATTGGAAGGTAGTTTCTTACTCAactcaatttttattaatggaCTATTATGTATGTATTATGGCTATCATAATTGGCATTAGCATTAAAATTCCAGGTAGCTAGCTAGCGAGGATATAGCTCTGTATTTGAAGCATGATTGAGTGATTCTTGAGCTGATGAATTATGACCCCATGATTTCATATCTTCAGAGTTTCCACAATCCATATGAAATGCAGGTTCCAAAGGCATTGGAAGAGTGACAGAATGACTATTAAGCATCACTACAACAGAAGCCATTGTTGGTCTACTACTTATATTCTCTTGAACACATAGTAATCCAATGTGGATACATCTAATTATTTCATTTCTTGAATCATTGTTTAATGTTGGATCTATGATATTTGTTGCACTCCCTTCCTTCCAATTTCTCCATGCCTACACAAATGTGCCCAAATCCAATTACAATACAAATTTAGATATAATTACACATTAATTTACACTTCTAAACTAATTTAAATTTacaaacaaatattataattcaatGTTTTTAATGATAGAGAAGATAGGATATTGGAATGAAAAGTACGACTTACAAAGCTCGAGAGATACTCTTCATTTTCCTCATCACGAATGCGACTGTTTTTTGTACCACTTATAATTTCAAGAACCAATATACCAAAGCTAAAGACATCTGACTTCACTGAAAATTGTCCGTGCATTGCGTACTCAGGTGCCATATATCCACTACATAACAATATGGACATGTAACCTCAAATTAACCAACAAAATTCTCAATtgtgtaagttttttttttaccaatttgCATTTGCTAATTAGCTAATGATGATATCAATAACAACCGATACTTATTTTGAATACTTACTAGGTTCCCACAATTCTATTTGTGTTTTCCTGAGTTTGGTCCACAACAAATAGTCTTGCCATGCCAAAATCGGCTATCTTAGGATTCATCTCTTCATCTAAGAGAATGTTACTTGCTTTGAGATCACGATGAATAATGCGTAGTCGAGAATCCTCGTGAAGGTATAAAATGCCTCGAGCAATACCTAAAATGATTTTGTACCGCAATTGCCAATTTAATTGTGCTCTCTTAGCTCGATCTGCATATAACACACACAACCACTTGAATCTTTGTAACTAAGATTAGTATTCAACCACAACCTCATACAAAAAATGAGGTTATTATGAACAAACTTACCAAAAATAAAGTAATCAAGACTTTTATTATGAACAAACTCATATACAAGTACTCTTTCTCTTCCTTCTAGACAGAAGCCGAGTAGTCTAACTAAATTTCGGTGTTGAAGTTTAGCCACTAAAACCACCTCGTTCTTAAACTCTGAATCTCCTTGTCCAGATGTCGTCGACAACCTTTTGACAGCAATCTCTTCTCCATTGGCAAGCTTACCCTGAAAATGGATATAACTATTTTAGGAATGATAAGTTTTCAAAACAAGTATATTAAGAGTAAAACATATTTCTATTAAGGTATAGAAATGTTTAACAATGCTATTTTACTTTGTAAACAATCCCGAATCCGCCTTCTCCAAGTTTATTAAAATCAGAGAAGTCATTTGTAGCATTACATATGGTGTTGAAGTCGAATTGCAAGGATTCGGAAATCTCAATTTtgtcttcttcatcttcttcttcttgaatTTCTACATCGAACCGATAAAAAAGTTTGTCATAGGTTATAAAACTTATActatttttataagcaaaattgcaTTACATgaccataaaatttaaaatgtgcTCAAACCCTTTGCACAAATTAAAAGAAGGAATTAAAATACACATTAccttgaaaccttttctttggCTTCCTTAGTCTTCTTAAATAGATAAAGATAAAAATGAAGACCATAACAACGATAGCAATTGGTACTCCTACAGCTATGCCAATGATACTATTCTTGTTGCTTTTTCCTGCACAAACCAAATTTCTCCCTGTTGGACCATATGTATTAAAATAATCAACGCAGAAAAATCTAGTAGCAGCTAATTTGGACTCTAATGAATTTAACGCCACTTCTATCATCAACAAGTTCTCGTGCatgtgcatggtgcaccactTCTCAATAACTCTAcgacgaatacaaattttataaatttcaccgttagattgaaagtttatatcacatagatcattcatagaaatttttagaaaatttgagaataatttgatatgttattgagacccgtcaaaattaacggtatttaataaaaactcaaaagccgttaattttgatgggtctcaataacatatcaaatgattttcaatttttctaaaaatttatatggataATCTatgtgatataaactttcaatccaacggtagattttataaaatttatattcgtcgTAGAGTTATTGGCAagtggtgcaccatgcaccacttgatcAACTTGTTCATATTAAGCGTGAATTTAAAGGGATCTGGATTCCTGCGGTTGTGAATCACACAGTTTTCACGCTGTTTTGCATCTCAGCCATCCATTATCAGATCGGACGGATCAGAACaattatttacaaaattattcaaaataatCACAGCCACACGATTATGATCGGACAGTCCCTAGCTGTTACAGCGTCCTGCTGTAACAGCAGGAAATCCATTTCCAATTTAAAGTCTCCAAAAACATCATATTCTATGGTGATAGATACTGAATAACACTCAATTATAGATTTGAATAAAAAGAATTATATATTCGTGGACAACCTTATGCCCATTCAACAACGTGTAGTCTTCCTTGGTTTATGATCACAAGTCTTAAGCACAGTTACAAAAATATAAGGTtagaattatttttaaataactaAATCATTAAAGAATaagactaaaaaaaatcattaaaaaatagaaataatattttagtgAGTGTGcccaaaatatttatatttggtCTTAGACTCTTAGGACTATACAAGAAAATTGTTCATTTAAAACGTTGCAATGTTGCATAACCACctatcgttagttggttcagtggtaattgacgctgaacttagtAAGGATGACCACAATTCGACCactcgcaactgcgatcgagaggaAGCTAAAACACTTAATGTGATAACTGACATCCAAATCAAACTagactggtggtgaaaacaaaaaaaaaacgttgcATAACCAATATTAGAGAAAATCTCATCCCCTTCATTTattcacaatttaaaaccataaattaaagaaaattctACGGTGCACTTGTTAAAACTTAATGTACCGGTACTATAAAAGATTCAACCAATAGAAAATTAACTTTTGTCCACATcatcatttatatattatattttaaaagtcaattaAACTAATAGTACCGGTACATTTTTCTATACAAATTTAACCCCATAAATCAtacaaattatatttcaatatttaatttaataggagtaattttaaaaatcaattgatCTTCatcatttaaattaaaaagcAATTATATTcatctctcaagaacacaattgAAGAACAAATTTATCCCTTACTAAACCTAACCACCCTTCCATGAGAAGATTCAAAATCTCTCCTTTTTAATCAAAGATTTCTGCCCAACTTCATCAGGGACATTCTGCCAAACTCTTTTGCACCTTCAACGGAAACAACACACTTCACACAATActtcacaatataaataaaaaaaaatactatatatatcTCCAAATAATCAGTATAATTAGAAAGTTTTGAAGGTAAATAATCATCATTCGTGTAATATAAACACCCCTCCCCCTCCCCTGTACGTGTATCTCGCATGAATCTTTAGAAAATCTCCACACATCAATATTGCATATATATAGTCTCctaataataactaaaattgaacacatcaatttaagaaaatagTGACAGTTAATTTTTCCATAAATACAAAATTAGGTTTTAATTTAATCTGAAAGAACATAATTGAAAATGAATAAATAGAAATTATAAGGTTTAATTTGAAAAGGAAACTCACATATAATCCATATTCACATTTGCTCAAAATTGAAAACCTAATTGAAGATTAATCAACGAAATCAAATAGGAAATTGAGGGGtgaaaagtataaaataaaatattttgtggtGTTAAATACATAAGTATTGGTCAAATTTAATTGTTACAACATGTCAAATACTATTCCCACATGTCAAGTAACTATTGGTCAATACATTTTATTGTACCGGTACATACTAATCTTCCTATTGTACCATAGAAGCTCCCATATgcaaacatatatatttttactaatGTGTACAGAAGAATTCCCTCTATATTAAAGttgtttaaataaaaaatagaagtaCTATAATAAGAAAGAGTACTCACTCTAACAATCTAttcactagtacaaatatgacatattacacaagtagtttacatctgacgagcatatgtcagatgtaaaacgctATATGGAGTAGCATTTACATCTGGTACTAATATCCACTGAAgggaaaaatatatagacataactttttacatctggtttcaatgtaccagaagcataaccgaacgcggtggcaatcctgtaattatggcgaaaattgtctaaaataaattttcatctGACCATAATATCCCCCAGATGTAAAACGTCTTTCAAGTGGAAATTATACTAACGCGCTGGCCATTTCCTCACCAGTCACCACTCTCGCTGATCTCTCTTGAACCAAAACCCTAACTGAGCCTCTCATCTCTCGAACTCTCACATCACTCTCTCGAACTCGCTCATCTCTCTCGTTCCCTCTCCCTCTCACTGAATCTCACTATCCCTTTCACGCGAAGCTCACTCTCGAACGGAAACCCTAAACACATCATTCACAAAATTATTCGTATTTTCTATTGATTCGTTTAATGTTTGTTAAacggtgtttgtttgtttttcgtTTTGTAGTTCCATCAGTACCAGGTTGTCGGGAGAGGTTTCCCAACGGAATCAGATCCAAACCCAAAAAAATTTCGTATGAAGCTTTGGGCTACCAATGAAGTTCGTGCTAAGTCCAAATTCTGGTAATCAAAATAAATCTCATTTCGATTTTTTGatgattgtaatttttttttttcatttttaggtTTATGGTTTCTTTTAGTTAGATCTGCAGTGTATATGGATTCTGAttgatgtattaattttttagatttctgAAGTTGAAGttgaatgtttttgtttttaattttcagTTTATTGATTTTGACTAGGTATTTTTTGAGGAAGCTAAAGAAGGTGAAGAAGAGCAATGGTCAAGTTCTATGCTATCAATGAGGTAAATTTTTATCTCTGGATATGAATGTTTGGaaatgaatataaaatatttgcAGGAGTTGTTGAAAATGATTATACCATTTAGTGATTTTTTTCCGGTTAAGTATTAGAAATTTCTctgttgttgttgtgattttTTTGTACTTGGTATGTGGTTATTTTGGTCTATGTTATGTTGCTTTGAGAGTTTTATGTTAAGAATGTACTTGGATTGTGATATCATAACTCGAGTTTCTAGCTTTTGTAACCAAGTGATAACAGGAAAGCTTGTTGAATGAGGTTACTCTGTAAATGTTCCTTTGATAGTTGATATGGTACAAATCAGTTTCTGTGATTAAATTGTAACAAACATTATGCATCTAAATGACAGTCATGGTATAGATCTCGGAGAAGAATAATTATGTGTATTTGAATCAGGAAATGGCTGGTTCTGTTTTTACTTTGGATGATGGATGTCTCAGTGACTGGTTTGGGGGCATTCTATTTTCAGCAGGACAACAGGCCAATGAAGCAGTTCTAGAAAAACTATCGTCCCTAAGTTTCACTAGGTGCATTATAAATTCCTCTgaactttattatatttatatatatatatatctttatgCCCGATAATTGGAAACTTGTTTAACTGCAAGTCTTTGATCAGCTTGCTTCAAAAATGTCCTATGCTTCAAGTTCTTATAATTCATAATGTTGAGGACAAGGTTTGTGTTTAGTCAAAGCATAGTTTCATCTATATAACTTTGATGTGAAATTAACCAATTTTTATGAAATAGAGTACTCATATTAGAAATTACATATTATTGCACTGTAAAGCAGTTAGTATggaaaatgaatattttatctTATTCAAGTGTTTTGTTGTCTACAGGAGCAATCACCAGTACTAAGATGGGCTCCAAGCGATGTGTTCACAGTTGTCTTGTATCCCACCTTAAGTTCATTAAATTTCAAGGATTTCAGGGACTACAAGATGAACTATTTATTAAGTATGCTTTTCGAAATGGTATGGTTTTGGAGACTATGATAGTTTCTGATATTTCCTTGGACCAAAAGAAGTGCCAGATTATGAAAAGATTATCAAATGTACGAAGGGCATGTGGAATGTGTCAACTTAAATTTGCCCGAGCTGTATCTCCTAAGGTGTGATTTCTCAACCCTCAATCCATTATCTTCGTGTTGATACCACATAAAATCAAACTCACTAACATTGGATTTAGTTTGCACCATTAGTAGCTCTATCTTGTTTTTAGATCATGTGTCACCACATTTCAAATAATATTGTGGTGGAATTACCTTTGTAGATGAAGCACTTTCTTTTATAATAAGCTTTGTCCAGGTTTTCACtatgccatatatatatatagtagtatTAGATAGCAAGTATGGTTATGTATTTTGCAGTCCTTTGAGGAATAGGCTTAATAGGATTGTAAATATCTTTTGACGTTCATAATTTATCTAGCTGAAGACTCTTTCGAATTTAAGATTGTTCACTTGATCAAAACCTAGCTGGAGATGATTTAACGTGACTTCATATTAACATTGATTCAGGTGATTCATCATCTGCTTTCTTTAGTAGCAGTAGCCTATTCAATGTTGAGTGGAGAAGGGCAGCTGTACACCTACATGGTCCTCATCTCCGAGACAACAACTCCCGGAGTCAATTTGAGATGGTAATCTTGCACTTAAATTTGAACTCCGATATgtcatgaatttttttaatttgttgatgaTATCCATATTTTGTTTGTGAAGGTATCTTGATGTAGCTGGAATGAAAAGGTCAAAAGTGTATCTCATCAATGGGGTTGTAATATTCATTGGTTGGCTGGTAGGTCAAGTCATTAcagtttaaaatatatttttttcacccATTGTGAATCAGATTTCGTGTTGAATTCCCATTCTTATCTTCTGGGACATGCTTACCGAAATGTGGTCCGTCTGCAGGTTGCTAGAATACTTTTGTTCGTGTACATGTTTTACCATGCTTACTTGCACTTTGATCAGGTAATAACTGCTGATAcacttataatttaataattgtCTTGTGCCCGGTGCTTTGTAGCAGACATCTTTATACTGGAATTTTGGTCTGTTAATGTAGCTACATATTTGCTTCCATGATAATTGGCCCAGAACTTAGATCCATTTATTGCTTACAAGATCACTTTCTCAATATCTATTTATAAGTATGATGTACCGTAGGGGAGTAATTTGTGGTTTTCGTGTGGGGAAGAAGGTGggattttgaccaaaaaaaattaggtgCAGGGGCTGGTATTTAAATGTAGTAGTACGTTTTTCCATTTGGTTTATTTTGAGATGTGTTAGGAGTGAGCAGGTCACACAACTATATACTTTGATCACACAACTATTTGTATAGGTTTTCTATCTATATTAAAGGCAAATGtgtagtcaattttttttaacatgtttgTGATAGATATTGTAGTCTTGTTTGGGAATCTGGATAATGCTTCATTTCTTTTGTAATTTCTCTTCAAGCAAAGTCTGCATGGTTAAATCCTGGATCTCATGCCAGTATTCAATTATTTaacaggttcagcagatgcacACCTTTGGACAAATACTAGTTGTTGTGCCGGTGGTGCTGTCAGTTATGAACTTGAGCTgggcaacttgttttcttgacctataTAATCCTGAGGTAGATTATGATGTCGATGATGAggcttaggagctagctaggttaATTTGTGTGATGTTACAATGGATTCATattaattatgatgttttgaattgtaatgacttggtattttgcttgaatgttGAATTAACATTTCGGATGAATGACTTGgtattttggttgaattgtaatgacttggtattttgcttgaattgtaatgacttggtaTTTTGCTTTAATGACATTTGATCATAttatgtaattgtattttggttgaatgttgaattgtaatgctattttagttttttttaattacaaaataggatttaaaatatataaataaataaaaaacgtaggattttgaaaaaaaaataaattaaataaagttactattttacatctggtggacttggtcagatgtaaaagatccaatttaattaaaataaataaattggtcagctgaaacacgagaacagaggtaaaaggggataattttacatctggcgaatgtcagatgtaaaaagcgtaaacttactacttcttgTACGTCTACCTCTGTCTGAGTTCAGATGTAAAATggggttttggccagatgtaaaaagtgttttctgtactagtgattttaacattcattttttttatgagataaaATTCACATTGATCGTATCACTTTATGCAGGATATCTATTCCTAAAATATATAGTAGAATCTAAAATGAATttcatccaataaaaaaaaaagagtttcaGAATAAATATGTAGAAAGTAAAGTACCTTGTGAGGTAGTGTTGCTACCGATAGTGGCGGGCGGAGGAGGAGATGGTGGTGGCGGCGGCGGCGATGCTCTAGGTTCATAAAAAAGAAAGGTCTCAAATCTCATATTACAACTAGGCCTAACAACTCTTCCACCAATCTTATTTTTACAACAACTGGGAATTTGTTGAAAAAGACTCTCACCCAAACATGAATTACAATCACTCTCAGATAAATCAGGTGTACACTGAACTAAACCATATATAACCTCATACTTAGGACCAGGTAAACTTGATGCAGCGTATTTAAGACTAGAATCACCTTTCATAGCTCTACTTGTTAAATTTCCCAACAAATTTTTAACAACTTCATTGGACAAAACAACATCAACCGAATCATTATCGTTACTCGAAGCAAACTTAGGACTATCTTCCATGACGCCTAATATTAATCGGTCCGAATAACGCAACATGCATTTTTCATCTTCAGACCAAAAAATCGCTTCTTTTTTATTTGGACAAACACGTGTAAGATTTGCACTAGCACTTCCGAGGCAACTTAGACAATTGTTCGGGAAAAGATCACCTCGACATAGTCCAATTGCGTAGACTTTGTCGAGGTTTTCGCCGTGAGAAAAATTGTAGAAACCATAGTTGATTTGTGTGTTGGAAGTGAGGGTGGATAAAAGTGTGTTGAGGTTTTTGTGATAGGTGCTATTGGTTGTGAAGTTGCCTCTATTGTTACTATTATCACAATTGTAGTggtataagtttattttatcGAATACTGGTTCAGCTTTGGTTTGAGATGTGAAAATTATGATTAGGAGAATTTGGAGAGAGCAAAGTAAGGAAGGAATAATAGTCATATTGATTTTCCTCTTGGAACCAAAAATTGAAGTTTCTGGTTGGTTTGTAATTTTTTGTGAATTTATAATTGTAAATGAATATCATTTAATATTGACAACTATATGGTTGTTGGTAGGTATATAAAGGAAAGGGCTATACACAGTGGTTGTTATTGTGATATTTTTGGTCTTCaatgtcatttaaaaaattataataattaaatatcatTCAAGAACATATTTCTCCTCCTGTATATAGATTTAGTGATATATAAGCAAGAGTTCAGTGTGAAAACTAATAGTCATTGTTT from Trifolium pratense cultivar HEN17-A07 linkage group LG1, ARS_RC_1.1, whole genome shotgun sequence includes these protein-coding regions:
- the LOC123886022 gene encoding putative receptor-like protein kinase At4g00960 encodes the protein MTIIPSLLCSLQILLIIIFTSQTKAEPVFDKINLYHYNCDNSNNRGNFTTNSTYHKNLNTLLSTLTSNTQINYGFYNFSHGENLDKVYAIGLCRGDLFPNNCLSCLGSASANLTRVCPNKKEAIFWSEDEKCMLRYSDRLILGVMEDSPKFASSNDNDSVDVVLSNEVVKNLLGNLTSRAMKGDSSLKYAASSLPGPKYEVIYGLVQCTPDLSESDCNSCLGESLFQQIPSCCKNKIGGRVVRPSCNMRFETFLFYEPRASPPPPPPSPPPPATIGSNTTSQGKSNKNSIIGIAVGVPIAIVVMVFIFIFIYLRRLRKPKKRFQEIQEEEDEEDKIEISESLQFDFNTICNATNDFSDFNKLGEGGFGIVYKGKLANGEEIAVKRLSTTSGQGDSEFKNEVVLVAKLQHRNLVRLLGFCLEGRERVLVYEFVHNKSLDYFIFDRAKRAQLNWQLRYKIILGIARGILYLHEDSRLRIIHRDLKASNILLDEEMNPKIADFGMARLFVVDQTQENTNRIVGTYGYMAPEYAMHGQFSVKSDVFSFGILVLEIISGTKNSRIRDEENEEYLSSFAWRNWKEGSATNIIDPTLNNDSRNEIIRCIHIGLLCVQENISSRPTMASVVVMLNSHSVTLPMPLEPAFHMDCGNSEDMKSWGHNSSAQESLNHASNTELYPR
- the LOC123886045 gene encoding uncharacterized protein LOC123886045 isoform X1 — protein: MNILSYSSVLLSTGAITSTKMGSKRCVHSCLVSHLKFIKFQGFQGLQDELFIKYAFRNGMVLETMIVSDISLDQKKCQIMKRLSNVRRACGMCQLKFARAVSPKVIHHLLSLVAVAYSMLSGEGQLYTYMVLISETTTPGVNLRWYLDVAGMKRSKVYLINGVVIFIGWLVARILLFVYMFYHAYLHFDQVQQMHTFGQILVVVPVVLSVMNLSWATCFLDLYNPEVDYDVDDEA
- the LOC123886045 gene encoding uncharacterized protein LOC123886045 isoform X3, whose translation is MGSKRCVHSCLVSHLKFIKFQGFQGLQDELFIKYAFRNGMVLETMIVSDISLDQKKCQIMKRLSNVRRACGMCQLKFARAVSPKVTSYSMLSGEGQLYTYMVLISETTTPGVNLRWYLDVAGMKRSKVYLINGVVIFIGWLVARILLFVYMFYHAYLHFDQVQQMHTFGQILVVVPVVLSVMNLSWATCFLDLYNPEVDYDVDDEA
- the LOC123886045 gene encoding TLC domain-containing protein 4-B-like isoform X2, with amino-acid sequence MGSKRCVHSCLVSHLKFIKFQGFQGLQDELFIKYAFRNGMVLETMIVSDISLDQKKCQIMKRLSNVRRACGMCQLKFARAVSPKVIHHLLSLVAVAYSMLSGEGQLYTYMVLISETTTPGVNLRWYLDVAGMKRSKVYLINGVVIFIGWLVARILLFVYMFYHAYLHFDQVQQMHTFGQILVVVPVVLSVMNLSWATCFLDLYNPEVDYDVDDEA